The genomic DNA GACTACGTACGGACCTCTCCCTCGGCTAGACAACTTTTTCTCTTGAATGAATTACCCTATCTGTGCACCTCGAGAAACCAATTAGTTCAAAGCTCCGTTGCTGAGATGGTTAAGCTGTTGCTGGAagttttctgcaaaaaagttaatcaaaatcATGTTAGTTTTTAATTCAAGTTAGTCGAGATAAGCTCAAGTTAGTTAAGATAGAAATTGgttgaaaaagtttgttatgtTTGTTAGCTACTTTTAAGCAAGTTTGTTAGTTTtgaataattacttttttagcAAGTAATGTACATAGCTTGTATATACCTATGATGTAAACCCAATTTCATTGTTAATGTGAGTAACAAGTTTTCAATCAATAAGAACTTTCCCTTCTTCTCTCTCAAAATGACGCTTAAGGAggtgtttgagagtttggatTTGACTGGGTATGCATTGTCCTCTGATAATTTAATgtagattttttgaaaaatgtggTCAGAATATATTTATGGGCTTGCATTTTTCTAATTAGTGAAGATTAAGATGCAGATATGATCTGAATGTGGATTTGTTGGACGTCCAAGCAGATAAGAGTAGACTCAGAGAGATATTTTTAAAGCAGGATAATCTTATCCAGGGTTAGTTTGGAAATGAGAATGATTCCTATTATTTAAGTGTAAAGTTTAGGAACTCCAAATGATTATTAAAAGTGTTAGTTGATGTTTTTCGACTCCGTGATAGCTTAAAACTACCCGTATTGCAGGAAGGTTTGCCTCGGTGGTTTGCTCAAATGTTACtacatttgttattttttagggtttaatatatatttagccCCTATAATtatcttaattttgtttttaatccatGTATTCACTTCACTTTTTAGTCCTACAAATCACAAAAGCCTGcgacttttatattttgtagGACTAAAAAGAGGACGGctaaacaataacaaaattttaggtgaaacaataacaaaattttagaaattGAAACAAAGTCAAAATATGGTGATATTTTCTAGATTAATAGCGAGAATaggaaataaaattagaaaactttttttcaaactAAGGGGGCAGGCTCTATTAACTTGAGTTCTAGAGtcattgtattttatatttcaatatgacTCTTGGATGGTTCTTAGTTTGAAGGTTATATTTCTTGggaggttttattttattttttatttggtaattGAGAGATAGTATTGGTGCGGTGGCGTGTCATAATTCATGGTACAACAATTTCTATTCTGGTCTTCATTGGTTCATGATGTTGTTGCATTGCAGGGACTTAACCCACTTGAGTTGATGATGTAAATTGTGCAAAAAATCAGATGTTTGGAGAGGTTTCAAAAGAAGCAGGAGCTGATGCAAATATGAATGGTGGAATGACAGATTCAACTTCAGTAAATGTAGCTGGGAACGACCTTGTATTTGTCAATAATGTCTTGTCTACAAGAAGCACAGTGCTTGGTACTTTCTAGACCTATCATTATCTGTTCTATTCTTTATATTACTGCTAAATTCTTTCTTGTTAAATAATTTCAGATTTTTTCGTGCGATTATCCTATTTCCTAtcatattttaactttgtttacTCCCAGCTTTTATGCTAACCTTTTTTAACGATAGTAAACACTGTGAATATGTGTTTTCTATCGTTGTTTTGCCTTTATAATATATGGAATAATTGAACGAACCAGTATTAAATGCATCATTGTCTTGTTCAGAGCCAATGAATATTGAAGAGGAGGAAGTTTGCAAGATGATTCAAGAATGCTTAGATTTGGGCAAGAAATATGTTTACAAGGAAAATGTCCTTCCATGGAAGGCTGAGCCTGTCGAAACTAACTCTGATCCATTTCACTTTGAACCAGTTGAAGCAACAGCAGTAAGTTTGTTACTTGTCCATTGTTGATCTGCCACTCATATATTTTCTGATACATGTGGGATCTGCTAGAGTTATTaacataatttttgttttgaagtgtTTTTCTGATAATGTTATGACTTACTGGCTTTTTGGCATTGTGAACAGCACCACTTTAAGATGGAAGATGGAGTCGTACGTGTTTTTGCAAGTAAAACTGGTAAGCACAGAGTGTTAACAATATGGCAAAGTGATGATTATTTCTCTGCTATCCAATTTTGAGGATGTGGTTTGTGGAGGATCAAACAACTGAGGTTTATATGAAACTATGTGCAGACACTGAAGAGCTATTCCCTGTTGCAAGTGCAACGAGTTTTTTCACTGATATGGATTACATTCTTAAGCGTTTGTTTCAGGGATTCATAAATTAATCCCAGAAATAACTTACCCGGGAATAAAGTAGTGGGAAGTTTATTCCtgggtatttaaaaaaaagtgtttggttagtattttaatttcccaggaatattttcaaaaatgttccCATAAATATGATACAGTTACAAAAATACCTCTACCTTGTTTCTAaatcaatttgaatttattttactatattttattctcattataacttgaagcatttcaaaatacaccataaaataaaattatgttttcatATAGTTGATTGATAGAATAGAACAATATTGTTGAAAACTTGAATAgacacataaatatttttttgcacaaaCCAAAAAGAACATAAAGAAATAATAGATGGATTACATAATAACATACATTATAACAATGTCTTGATGTAGagtatgtaaaagaaaaaaatcaacacGTTCAGTGTATTGAGAAATTAATTGGCAGTTGAAAAAACATGGTGGTAGTGGGGTTTTCATGTAGCAAGGCAAATGTCATTCCTAGGAATAAAACATTCCAACTCCTTTTTCATGGGAATAAAAATGGGGAGATCATGGGTTAAAAATTTTCCTGGGTATAATTTGTTCCCaggtatatttttcttttaccttCTACCAAACATGGGAAAGTGCATTCCCATCCTCATATTCCcaggaataaattttataaccTAGAAACAAACAAAGTTATGTCTATTGGGAATGTTCGCTCTGCATGCTACCACAGGCTACGGTTTCTTGAGGAATTATGTCTTCACAACCTTATTTATACATGGTTTCTTTATGCTTTACTGTGGTGTTTGTTTATAACATGCATCTGATCATTATACAGAAATTCCGCCTTCATCTGTTACTGAATGCAGATCGGGAGTTTGTCGCTCAGAAAAGTGCACCACACCGAGACTTCTACAAGATCCGAAAAGTTGATACTCATATTCATCATTCTGCATGCATGAATCAGAAGCATCTGCTCCGCTTCATCAAgtcaaaattaagaaaagaacCTGATGAGGTGAAAATCTGCTTTAGGGTTATAACTATATTTTGAACTATAATGTTGTAGGCTGTTTACCCATTCCATTTTGATCTTGTATTTTTAGATTGGTAGCATTAGTTTATATTTCTATTAGGTATTAACTTAAGTGTACAGGTTGTTATTTTTAGGGATGGAAAGTATATGACGCTTAAGGAggtgtttgagagtttggatTTGACCGGGTATGCATTGTCCTCTGATAATTTAATCtagatttttgaaaaatgtgGTCAGAATATATTTATGGGCTTGCATGTTTCTAATTAGTAAAGATTATGATGCAGATATGATGTGAATGTGGATTTGTTGGACGTCCATGCAGAAAAGAGCGCATTTCATAGATTTGACAAATTCAACCTAAAGTATAATCCTTGTGGACAGAGTAGACTCAGAGAGATATTTTTAAAGCAGGATAATCTTATCCAGGGTTAGTTTGGAAATGAGAATGATTCCTATTATTTAAGTGTAAAGTTTAGGAACTCCAAATGATTATTAAAAGTGTTAGTTGATGTTTTTCGACTCCGTAATAGCTTAAAACTAACCGTATTGCAGGAAGGTTTCTGGCTGAAGTAACAAAGCAAGTTTTGTTAGATCTTGAAGCAAGTAAATATCAGGTAAATATTTGAGTGATCTAAGTTGCTTATTTCACATGTGATATTTGACATCTCAAACCacttgttataaaataaaattttcagatGGCCGAGTACAGGATCTCTGTTTATGGAAGAAAACAGAGCGAATGGGATCAGCTTGCAAGTTGGTTTGTGAACAATGCTCTTTATAGCAAGAATGCCGTATGGCTAATCCAGGTAGTATTTTGGTTTGGCTGCTATTATTGCAGCattattctttctctttctctcatacCTGGTTTGGTGATAGGCCATAGGGTCTCGGAAGTAACCCATTGTGGCCTCGATAATATAGAGTCTGTTCACTTTTGGCTGTGTCAAAATGTTTAATCTATCTATCTTATCTTAAGTGGTTTGATATTTTCACTGAGATTTGTTTAGACGGGCTTCTTATGAGTTTATGTTAAATGTCGTTTCAGTTATGACACACCATTTTCCTATTAAAGTTTTAAAGGATTCCACTAGAATGGGTCTTCTGTAGAATTTTTTAACCTTAGGACCAGTGTAAAAATGACGGGGAAATAGAAGCATATGTAAATCATCGTATGCAAGCAGGGGTgtttgaaatggagaagaacctcaggtgttttgtgcgataagaaagtaccaattaagttgaaaggaaagttctatcACACAACAATCCGACCGGCGATGTTGTATGCTACGGAGTGTTGGGCAGTTAAAAGCCAACATGAGAATCAAATAAGTGTAGCAGATATGAGGATGTGGAGCTGGAATAGTGGTAAGACTAGATGAGATAGGATTAGGAAGGACACCATTAGAGAGTgtgggggtagcacctataagAGAAACCtttagaaaggatttagaggtcaatgagttggatccaaatatggtttatgatataaCACTATGACATAATTTGATCTATGTAGCTGACCCCAcctagtgggataaggcttggttgttgttgcagGATCAGCATAATTTTTGGCTTGAAATTGCAATAGACAGTTTTACAATGCAAAAATACTCACGTCAAATGCCCTCGGAAAATTGATCCAAATCCACTTGTCACTTAATATTATGTCTCTAAAGTGCGCTATATGGTCCATCTTATCAAAAGGGaatcttttccttttttcttttcttcctaaTTATAGGAATAACCCATTAGTGCTATTACCTTCTCAAGAAATATACAGCAAGCCTATTACACTTACcgaataaatgatttttaattgaattgacCTCACCATATCATTGTTGTAAAGAACAATATCTTTGTTATccacttttttccttttttatctaTTACTTTTCTTTACAATCTATCTATCCTTTATGGATAGATATTCTACCTGAAGTGATTtttatgttacttttattttgcgAGTACAGTGATTGTTGGCACTAGAAAAATGTGACTTCCTGGTTTGAGCAATGACATGTGATGCTGATTGGAATAATCACTTAGGCTAAGGACTATCACAACATCCCTGTTCCCACAAAAAGTAGACCCCAAAAGAGGAATGCTAAATAACAAAAGGAAGTGacttaaaaaaatttgactttGAAACCACATGAGGGTAAAGTTGCATGTGAATAGTGGAACATACAATATAATGTTCTGTTTTGAACTCTAGAGTCTTTTAGATTTATCATTTTGCTCATTGactctttgttttcttctttctttgcaCAGTTACCGCGTCTATA from Medicago truncatula cultivar Jemalong A17 chromosome 8, MtrunA17r5.0-ANR, whole genome shotgun sequence includes the following:
- the LOC120577522 gene encoding uncharacterized protein — encoded protein: MFGEVSKEAGADANMNGGMTDSTSVNVAGNDLVFVNNVLSTRSTVLEPMNIEEEEVCKMIQECLDLGKKYVYKENVLPWKAEPVETNSDPFHFEPVEATAVSLLLVHC